From Pseudoalteromonas viridis, the proteins below share one genomic window:
- a CDS encoding TetR/AcrR family transcriptional regulator, whose amino-acid sequence MSKGKQTRDNILNVAFRLASENGLESLTIGELAKQCAMSKSGVFAHFNSKENLQAAVVEFANEIFIQRVIVPARSDNCSNYEEKIKALLHHWLNWNQSFQGSCMFLDAWREKCVDESAAQQVLKQAIANWLTYLQIQIGKGIENQEFRADLQPEQATFELYGMYLSAHLYHSMHGQTESTQRFWKGVARLIKSWK is encoded by the coding sequence ATGAGCAAAGGTAAGCAAACCCGCGATAATATTTTGAATGTGGCATTTAGGTTAGCCAGTGAAAATGGCCTCGAAAGCCTTACCATTGGTGAGTTGGCAAAGCAATGCGCTATGTCTAAAAGTGGCGTGTTTGCCCATTTTAATTCAAAAGAAAATTTGCAGGCGGCGGTAGTTGAATTTGCCAATGAGATATTTATACAACGCGTGATCGTGCCAGCCCGCTCTGATAACTGTAGCAATTATGAAGAGAAAATAAAGGCGCTGTTGCACCACTGGTTAAACTGGAATCAGTCGTTTCAGGGCAGCTGTATGTTTTTGGACGCCTGGCGAGAAAAGTGTGTTGATGAATCGGCCGCTCAGCAGGTGTTAAAGCAGGCAATTGCAAATTGGCTGACCTACTTACAGATCCAGATAGGCAAAGGTATAGAAAACCAAGAGTTTCGTGCCGATCTGCAACCAGAGCAAGCCACCTTTGAGCTATATGGCATGTACTTGAGTGCGCACTTATATCATTCAATGCATGGCCAGACTGAAAGTACGCAGCGATTCTGGAAAGGCGTAGCACGTTTAATAAAGAGCTGGAAGTAG
- a CDS encoding alpha/beta hydrolase produces MTRALLILIGSMFCSVAFAKSEVHSEPMQFASTLTFKSQILQQSRSVNVYLPAGYHENTQQKYPVIYLLDGSKDEDFIHIAGLVQFANFPWLNILPPSIVVGISNQDRKHDFTTLSNNVLDKRDLPTQGGAKSFIAFIEKELRPLVEQRYRTSQSSTLIGQSLGGLLASEILFHHTTLFDHYVIISPSLWWDDESLLAKPFSPSGLPKSVYIAVGKEGKVMERVAKQLYDKIAPQLEDKAQLHFRYFEELDHGDTLHLAVYDAFKQIQYQ; encoded by the coding sequence ATGACTCGAGCACTCTTAATATTAATTGGCTCTATGTTCTGCTCAGTAGCGTTTGCAAAAAGTGAGGTACATTCAGAGCCGATGCAGTTTGCCAGCACCTTGACGTTTAAATCTCAAATACTGCAACAAAGCCGCTCGGTAAACGTGTATTTACCAGCGGGGTATCACGAGAATACACAGCAAAAGTACCCGGTTATATACTTGCTGGACGGCTCAAAAGACGAAGACTTTATCCACATTGCCGGACTGGTTCAGTTTGCAAACTTTCCTTGGCTGAATATTCTGCCACCCAGCATAGTTGTTGGCATCAGTAATCAGGACAGAAAACACGACTTTACAACGTTGAGCAACAACGTGCTCGATAAACGCGACTTGCCAACACAGGGCGGCGCCAAATCATTTATTGCGTTTATAGAAAAAGAATTGCGACCGCTAGTCGAGCAACGTTATCGCACCAGTCAGTCAAGTACGCTGATAGGCCAGTCTCTGGGTGGGCTGCTAGCCAGCGAAATTCTGTTTCATCACACAACTTTGTTTGACCACTATGTGATTATCAGCCCCAGTTTATGGTGGGACGACGAATCACTGCTCGCCAAACCTTTCAGTCCCTCGGGTTTACCAAAATCCGTCTACATTGCCGTTGGCAAAGAGGGTAAGGTTATGGAGCGCGTTGCAAAGCAACTTTATGACAAAATCGCCCCCCAACTTGAAGATAAAGCTCAGTTACATTTCCGCTATTTCGAAGAGCTCGATCACGGAGATACTTTACACCTGGCTGTGTATGATGCGTTTAAACAGATCCAGTACCAATAA
- a CDS encoding nuclear transport factor 2 family protein, with protein MRICLKTILILFCLMHWGHSHADESGVIRALNDYLQGTQMADPARIQNAFHPQAQLLLSHNTKPFWTVTASQYSSWFAAKQAKQRRGKILSLKIDGDIATARLKIAVSPPNQAFIDHVLLKRIAGKWQIVSKTATQQSTQYKDKKILFIASSASFHGDSDLPAGTSFSELVYAYDTFIKAGYEVDFMSTRGGALSLSYINTSMPIHKHYLYDPEFMYAIGHSLTPEQVDASLYHAVHYVGGSNAMYEVAEHPQIQAIAMQVYEQNKGIISAVCHGTAGIVNLKLKSGEYLLANKRVSGYPESFERQDAAYFKEFPFLIGEQVKARGGMFLHGERNTAFVEVDGRLITGQNYLSSVAVAQAMIAVLDKL; from the coding sequence ATGAGAATTTGTCTTAAGACGATCTTGATTTTATTTTGTTTGATGCACTGGGGGCACTCCCATGCCGACGAGAGCGGGGTGATACGTGCCCTAAATGATTATCTTCAGGGGACACAAATGGCTGACCCCGCGCGCATTCAAAATGCATTTCACCCGCAAGCTCAGTTGCTACTTTCTCATAATACCAAGCCATTTTGGACAGTCACGGCCAGTCAATACAGTAGCTGGTTTGCCGCTAAGCAGGCAAAGCAGCGGCGGGGGAAAATTCTTTCCCTAAAAATCGATGGCGATATTGCCACAGCGCGGTTAAAAATTGCCGTCTCACCACCTAATCAGGCTTTTATCGATCACGTTTTGCTTAAACGCATTGCCGGAAAATGGCAAATCGTCAGCAAAACGGCGACACAGCAGAGCACCCAGTATAAAGATAAGAAAATCTTGTTTATTGCCTCCAGTGCCAGCTTTCATGGTGACAGCGACTTGCCAGCAGGTACCAGCTTTTCTGAACTAGTCTATGCCTATGATACTTTTATCAAAGCTGGCTATGAGGTCGATTTTATGAGTACCCGAGGTGGTGCGCTGAGCCTGTCTTATATCAATACCTCCATGCCCATTCATAAACACTATCTGTACGATCCTGAGTTTATGTATGCTATTGGCCATAGTTTGACGCCCGAGCAAGTCGACGCCTCACTGTATCATGCCGTGCATTATGTTGGGGGAAGCAATGCCATGTACGAAGTGGCAGAGCATCCGCAGATCCAGGCGATTGCTATGCAGGTTTATGAGCAGAATAAGGGGATTATTTCTGCGGTGTGTCATGGCACTGCTGGTATTGTTAATTTGAAGCTTAAATCTGGAGAGTATCTGCTGGCCAATAAGCGTGTGAGCGGTTATCCCGAGTCATTTGAGCGCCAGGATGCCGCTTACTTTAAAGAATTTCCGTTTTTAATTGGTGAGCAAGTCAAAGCGCGGGGCGGGATGTTTTTGCATGGTGAGCGCAATACCGCGTTTGTCGAAGTGGATGGGAGGTTGATCACCGGACAAAACTATTTATCTTCCGTGGCGGTTGCCCAAGCCATGATTGCTGTATTAGATAAGCTCTGA
- a CDS encoding SDR family oxidoreductase encodes MQFKNKKIVITGASPDFGLTLSILFAELGAELYLSARTLEKAKATAAQVVEVVPDARVSAFQVDVTRPNEIAQFAEGVAALTDKVDILVNNASLWLSGSLLEVSEDHIVETINSTATGSILMTRKFLPLLQRSDTPDILFINSTASLENNPHSLANEAFSAAKAAQSTFADRLRYRLAGQGVRVISIYPPNFDNPSPLDEAKWFETRSHTEHMHLSARNVFECIQFALSQDRICSIDKIVLSNNNLLANGSHV; translated from the coding sequence ATGCAGTTTAAAAACAAGAAAATTGTAATTACGGGAGCAAGCCCGGATTTTGGTCTGACCTTATCTATTCTTTTTGCTGAGCTGGGCGCAGAGTTATATTTATCGGCCAGAACGCTCGAAAAAGCTAAAGCAACGGCCGCCCAGGTCGTTGAGGTGGTGCCTGATGCCCGAGTGAGTGCGTTTCAGGTAGATGTTACCAGGCCCAATGAAATTGCGCAGTTTGCCGAAGGGGTTGCAGCACTCACGGATAAAGTCGACATTTTGGTCAACAACGCCTCGCTTTGGCTATCAGGCTCTTTACTGGAGGTATCGGAAGATCACATTGTTGAAACCATTAACTCAACGGCCACGGGCAGTATTCTGATGACACGCAAATTTTTGCCCCTCTTACAGCGCTCGGATACTCCCGACATCCTGTTTATCAACAGTACGGCCAGCCTTGAGAACAACCCGCACTCGCTTGCCAATGAAGCTTTTAGCGCAGCAAAGGCGGCACAGTCTACTTTTGCGGACAGGCTCAGGTATCGTCTTGCGGGGCAGGGCGTCCGTGTGATCAGTATTTATCCCCCCAACTTTGACAATCCATCGCCGCTGGATGAAGCCAAGTGGTTTGAGACTCGCTCGCACACCGAACATATGCACCTGTCAGCCCGTAATGTATTTGAATGCATTCAGTTTGCGCTGTCACAGGACCGCATTTGCTCTATTGATAAAATTGTCTTGAGTAATAACAATCTGCTTGCCAATGGCAGTCATGTTTAA
- a CDS encoding GH92 family glycosyl hydrolase, producing MNQNKVARHLALVSLSSAILTACGQAPSAQNQHTDASVSASSNYVTDVVSYVDPLIGTQGPFNHRQAGNVTPGALVPFGMFNFGPEHAYTEDLLAESEGISKKILQEKKRVPVSPGGYNYQASRVKGFSFTRLSGTGCLGASGDIPVMPFTKDVTFSPATDPINAYFSAGFSHDNETAIPGYYQVGLDNGVNVELAATTRTGIANFTYEQADNAKLLFRTSYSQLGSGDAYVKVDAKQGEVTGYVTSGNFCGYLGEHNQRDYYTLHFVAKLDKPISGSGAWKDGEVFKGQDSAKGGMGYGDNGWPDIGKGSGVWVDLDLDAGETVQMRVGISYVSLDNARENLKKEQAGQNFAELRKGAQAAWEQELSKVKVESDDTSKLRVFYTALYHSLYHPNIFSDVNGQYIGFDQQVHTVKGTQTHQYANFSGWDVYRSQLQLITLLDKKRGSDIAQSLFNQASQYNGVWDRWTHNAGTTGVMSGDPATIAIANFVAFGADDFDVSGAYQSLRKAATEPTEFDLSETGCPVFCRGQKPSLDQWQTLGYISEQSNSWEGASETLEQASSYFSLSQLAARLGKQGDAARFVNEAGFWRNIYNPSATESLGYIQGRNKDGSWKDEFDPFSGHLFVEGSPAQYLWMIPHDGAGLAKVLGGEKAMSQRLDSHFRKADGSWVLYRDSAEFADVSNQPSILSPWMYLHTGEAYKTQQTVRETMKQLWLDAPDGIPGQDDLGQMSSWYVFSSLGLYPKYPGRADLVLSSPQFKRASIGNLTLNAPQASAEHIYINTLKVNGEATLNSWIDETYINEPVTLDFTLSKTPNKAFGSAVENRPPSYGPATQ from the coding sequence ATGAATCAAAATAAAGTCGCCAGGCATCTGGCTTTAGTTTCTCTGTCATCAGCCATTTTAACTGCCTGTGGACAGGCGCCTAGCGCGCAAAATCAACATACTGATGCGTCAGTTTCTGCATCATCAAACTATGTTACTGATGTTGTGTCTTATGTCGATCCCTTGATCGGTACTCAGGGGCCGTTTAATCACAGGCAAGCCGGTAATGTGACGCCGGGGGCGCTGGTGCCATTTGGCATGTTTAACTTTGGTCCTGAGCATGCTTATACAGAAGATCTTCTTGCGGAGTCAGAGGGGATCTCGAAAAAAATTCTGCAAGAGAAGAAGCGGGTACCCGTTTCGCCGGGTGGTTATAATTATCAGGCCAGCCGTGTAAAGGGCTTCTCCTTTACGCGTTTATCCGGGACCGGTTGCCTGGGGGCATCCGGCGATATTCCTGTGATGCCATTTACCAAAGATGTAACCTTTTCTCCCGCAACCGATCCCATTAATGCCTATTTTAGTGCCGGGTTTAGCCATGACAATGAAACCGCGATACCGGGCTACTATCAGGTTGGATTAGACAATGGTGTAAACGTTGAGCTTGCTGCAACCACCCGCACGGGGATCGCCAACTTTACTTATGAACAGGCAGACAACGCTAAGTTGCTATTCAGGACGTCCTACTCTCAATTAGGCAGTGGCGACGCTTATGTTAAGGTCGATGCGAAACAGGGTGAGGTAACCGGTTATGTGACCTCTGGCAACTTTTGCGGTTATCTGGGCGAGCACAACCAAAGGGACTACTACACGCTGCATTTTGTTGCCAAGCTCGATAAACCCATTTCAGGCTCAGGCGCCTGGAAAGACGGTGAAGTATTCAAAGGGCAAGATTCGGCAAAAGGTGGAATGGGGTACGGCGATAACGGTTGGCCGGATATCGGTAAAGGCTCAGGTGTTTGGGTCGATCTGGATTTGGATGCAGGTGAAACCGTGCAAATGCGCGTTGGTATCTCTTATGTAAGTCTTGATAATGCCAGGGAGAACCTTAAAAAAGAACAGGCTGGGCAGAACTTTGCAGAATTGCGCAAGGGGGCGCAGGCGGCCTGGGAGCAGGAGTTGTCTAAGGTGAAAGTGGAATCAGACGACACCAGCAAACTCAGAGTTTTCTATACCGCTTTATATCATAGTCTGTATCATCCCAATATTTTTTCAGATGTGAATGGTCAGTATATAGGGTTCGATCAGCAAGTTCATACTGTAAAAGGCACTCAAACACACCAGTATGCGAACTTTTCTGGCTGGGACGTTTACCGTTCACAGCTGCAACTGATCACTCTTCTGGATAAAAAGCGCGGCAGCGATATTGCCCAGTCCTTATTTAATCAGGCGAGTCAGTATAATGGAGTTTGGGATCGCTGGACGCACAATGCCGGGACAACGGGCGTGATGAGTGGTGACCCTGCAACAATAGCGATTGCGAATTTTGTGGCATTTGGTGCGGATGACTTTGATGTGAGCGGGGCGTATCAGTCTTTGCGTAAAGCCGCGACTGAGCCTACCGAGTTTGATTTATCTGAAACTGGCTGTCCGGTGTTTTGTCGCGGGCAAAAGCCGTCGTTAGATCAATGGCAGACGCTTGGGTATATCTCAGAACAGTCGAACAGCTGGGAAGGTGCATCAGAAACCCTTGAGCAGGCATCCAGCTACTTTTCATTGTCTCAGCTGGCTGCGCGCCTGGGCAAGCAAGGCGATGCTGCTCGTTTTGTGAACGAAGCCGGGTTCTGGCGCAATATCTATAATCCGTCTGCCACCGAGTCGCTGGGGTATATTCAGGGACGCAACAAAGACGGCAGCTGGAAAGACGAATTTGATCCGTTTTCTGGTCACCTGTTTGTTGAGGGCAGTCCGGCGCAATATTTATGGATGATCCCCCATGATGGCGCGGGGCTGGCAAAAGTTCTGGGAGGTGAAAAGGCAATGAGTCAGAGATTGGATAGCCATTTCCGTAAAGCGGATGGCAGCTGGGTGTTGTATCGAGACTCGGCTGAATTTGCCGATGTATCTAACCAGCCGTCTATTCTGTCTCCGTGGATGTATCTGCACACCGGTGAAGCGTACAAAACACAGCAAACGGTACGTGAAACTATGAAGCAGCTTTGGTTGGATGCGCCGGATGGGATCCCTGGTCAGGATGATTTGGGTCAGATGTCTTCCTGGTATGTATTCAGTAGTCTGGGGCTTTACCCCAAATATCCGGGCCGTGCAGATCTGGTGCTGTCCAGTCCTCAGTTTAAACGCGCGAGTATAGGTAATTTAACATTGAACGCACCGCAGGCTTCTGCCGAGCACATTTACATCAATACGCTGAAGGTAAACGGTGAAGCCACCTTGAATAGCTGGATTGATGAGACCTACATCAATGAACCGGTTACGCTGGACTTTACCTTAAGTAAAACACCAAACAAAGCATTTGGCAGTGCTGTGGAAAATCGACCGCCCAGTTATGGGCCTGCAACGCAGTAA
- a CDS encoding esterase-like activity of phytase family protein: protein MRSCLFLTLLAPFFANSAPMQLEFLDEFIVPADLRVDGDKVGGLSSIEYNDGRYLLIADDSKNPRYFEANIAIKNQKIEQVEFTKSLPLINQKTDSVVVDPESLRMAPNGKDIIWTSEGSIKYHHAPAIFMQTEQGQVSFTLPEMFNISKASGPRHNAVFEGLTVAHSGQGIWVSAEGALKQDGEESNIEHGSMVRISYFDFASKRMQKQFAYYLEPMVNRPQAKPDAFRTTGLVEILQLNEHQFLTMERSYTSGIADGGNDVSIYLVDMKEATDTSKMASLKQQHFRPASKTLLLNLATVKEQLGSKHIDNLEGMTLGPKLANGNPSLLMVSDDNFNVHGKQLSQVLLFEVKTPAPAH from the coding sequence ATGCGCAGTTGTCTATTTTTAACCTTACTGGCCCCTTTTTTCGCCAACTCAGCCCCTATGCAGCTTGAGTTTTTAGATGAATTTATTGTTCCTGCTGATTTGCGCGTCGATGGCGACAAAGTCGGCGGTTTGTCCAGCATTGAATATAACGATGGCCGCTATTTGCTCATCGCCGATGACTCAAAAAACCCCCGCTACTTTGAAGCCAATATTGCGATTAAAAATCAGAAAATTGAACAGGTTGAATTCACAAAGTCGCTGCCGCTGATAAACCAAAAAACCGACTCCGTTGTGGTTGACCCCGAGAGCCTCAGGATGGCCCCCAATGGGAAAGACATCATATGGACCAGTGAAGGCAGCATTAAATATCACCATGCGCCTGCCATTTTCATGCAAACCGAACAAGGCCAGGTTAGCTTTACACTGCCTGAGATGTTCAACATCAGTAAAGCGTCCGGACCCAGACACAATGCTGTTTTCGAAGGACTCACCGTGGCCCATTCCGGCCAAGGCATTTGGGTATCTGCCGAAGGCGCACTTAAACAAGATGGTGAAGAGTCCAACATTGAACACGGCAGCATGGTACGTATCTCTTACTTTGATTTTGCCTCGAAACGCATGCAAAAGCAGTTTGCCTATTATCTCGAACCTATGGTCAATCGCCCACAAGCAAAGCCTGATGCGTTTCGCACCACCGGCCTTGTTGAGATATTACAGCTAAATGAACACCAGTTTCTTACCATGGAACGTTCATACACCTCGGGGATTGCTGACGGGGGCAATGATGTCAGCATTTATCTTGTTGATATGAAAGAGGCAACCGACACAAGCAAAATGGCTTCACTAAAACAGCAGCATTTTCGCCCTGCCAGTAAAACTCTGCTGCTGAACCTGGCCACCGTCAAGGAACAACTGGGCTCCAAACACATTGATAACCTGGAGGGCATGACCTTGGGTCCTAAGCTTGCCAATGGCAATCCGAGCTTGCTGATGGTGTCGGATGATAATTTTAACGTGCATGGTAAACAGCTGAGTCAGGTCCTGCTGTTCGAGGTGAAAACACCCGCGCCTGCCCACTAA
- a CDS encoding helix-turn-helix domain-containing protein: MEFSRYFLFFFASLGAFNGVLLAIWIYHKRQAITGASWLSLLLLMLSVRIGKSVAFYFSPGLSKDILQLGLSACCLIGPSLFSFCFRAQSPDKYRVMLPWHFAAWVFVVALIGFLYPYHSYLELWQSWIYRGSSYVWLGYLLAASWVCRDKLVALWSTPSRLAWRDMPLVVLGGGWLIWLAYYTAAYTSYIMGALSFSMVLYLSVVVYSGAGKVKVKYAAQRISDQQSHELSAKLTHLLDEERLFTDPDMSLPRLARRLGVSHTKLSQFLNQHYGCNFNQYLNRYRVEYAQGLLCQQQNLTMDLVAELCGFNASSTFYTAFKKYSGQTPSQFRASNTATLSS; this comes from the coding sequence ATGGAATTTTCACGCTACTTTTTGTTCTTTTTTGCCTCCCTTGGAGCGTTTAACGGGGTTTTGCTTGCCATCTGGATCTATCATAAACGACAAGCGATAACCGGGGCGTCCTGGCTGTCTTTGTTGTTACTTATGCTGAGTGTTCGGATTGGCAAATCGGTCGCGTTTTATTTCAGCCCGGGGCTCAGTAAAGATATTTTACAGCTTGGGTTAAGCGCCTGCTGTTTGATTGGGCCAAGTCTTTTTTCCTTTTGTTTTCGGGCCCAAAGCCCGGATAAATACCGTGTGATGCTACCCTGGCATTTTGCTGCCTGGGTATTTGTGGTTGCACTGATAGGTTTCTTATATCCCTATCACAGCTATCTGGAACTTTGGCAAAGCTGGATATATCGGGGATCAAGTTATGTCTGGCTCGGATATTTGTTAGCGGCAAGCTGGGTTTGCAGGGATAAACTTGTTGCGCTTTGGTCCACACCAAGTCGTCTGGCCTGGCGTGATATGCCACTGGTGGTGCTGGGTGGCGGTTGGTTGATCTGGCTTGCCTATTATACCGCGGCCTACACCTCTTATATTATGGGGGCTTTGTCATTTTCTATGGTGCTCTATCTGAGCGTGGTGGTTTACTCCGGCGCAGGCAAAGTAAAAGTAAAATATGCAGCGCAGCGTATTTCAGATCAGCAGAGCCATGAGTTGTCGGCAAAATTAACACACTTGCTGGATGAAGAGCGCCTGTTTACCGATCCCGACATGTCCTTACCCAGGCTGGCCCGGCGCTTAGGAGTAAGTCATACCAAACTGTCTCAATTTTTAAATCAGCACTATGGCTGTAACTTTAATCAATACCTGAACCGCTACCGAGTCGAGTACGCTCAGGGATTGTTATGCCAGCAGCAGAACCTGACAATGGACCTCGTGGCTGAGTTGTGTGGTTTTAATGCCAGCTCAACATTTTACACGGCATTTAAGAAATACAGCGGCCAGACCCCCAGTCAGTTCAGGGCAAGCAACACTGCTACATTATCATCCTGA
- a CDS encoding MBL fold metallo-hydrolase translates to MKLFKTLFATALILLSSAAFSANIQVQAVSQHVHILSGKDYGTNIGLFDTPDGLVLIDPMPGEPYLAELEKTIQTIYRKPVTHIINTHAHADHTGGNAFFASRGAQLVTGTINRFDITHRVVKSHTGTDNIYYYKPGNVIFVGDVFDTSWHPTFYAGGVAGFNQAIETILSLGDEQSLVVPGHGEAASKTLLRAFRQNTLDWVNMVRTLSKQGLSLEQIMADKRAVELVARFNPQGKSPFLPSKAYERFVQRTLQVIEHESL, encoded by the coding sequence ATGAAATTGTTCAAAACGCTATTTGCTACAGCGCTAATTTTACTGAGCAGTGCTGCGTTCAGTGCCAATATTCAGGTTCAGGCGGTGTCGCAGCATGTGCATATTCTCAGCGGGAAAGACTACGGTACTAATATTGGACTGTTCGATACCCCCGATGGCTTGGTGTTAATCGACCCTATGCCAGGTGAGCCATATCTGGCTGAATTGGAAAAAACCATTCAGACAATTTACCGCAAACCTGTCACGCATATTATTAATACGCACGCTCATGCAGATCATACTGGTGGCAATGCCTTTTTTGCCAGTCGGGGTGCGCAACTTGTGACGGGCACAATCAACCGGTTTGATATTACTCACCGGGTGGTGAAATCTCATACCGGCACCGATAACATTTACTATTATAAGCCGGGTAATGTTATTTTTGTTGGAGATGTGTTTGATACCAGCTGGCATCCTACTTTTTATGCCGGCGGAGTGGCTGGGTTTAACCAGGCGATAGAGACGATTTTAAGCTTAGGGGACGAACAGAGCCTGGTGGTGCCGGGTCATGGTGAAGCCGCCAGTAAAACCTTACTGCGTGCGTTCAGACAAAACACCCTCGACTGGGTGAACATGGTGAGAACGCTTAGTAAACAAGGGTTAAGTTTGGAACAAATCATGGCAGATAAAAGGGCCGTTGAGCTGGTCGCGCGTTTTAACCCGCAAGGTAAATCGCCATTTTTGCCAAGTAAAGCCTATGAGCGCTTTGTGCAGAGGACGCTTCAGGTGATTGAGCATGAGTCGCTGTAG
- a CDS encoding alanine/glycine:cation symporter family protein, which yields MADFFNTISGLLWGHILIYLLIAAGVFFTLRLGFIQFTQFPYMIKVMANSRSGAKDGISSFQAFCTSLAARVGTGNMAGVAVALYLGGPGAIFWMWLIALIGMATSFAESALAQLYKTKDDDGNFRGGPAYYMEYGLNKRWMGVLFSLCLILAFGLVFNAVQANSIAAAFEVAFDVPKYVMGLLLVCGSAFIIFGGLKTIARFAELAVPFMAVAYLLLAIFVCVMNASQLPDVFMLVINSAFGFEQAAGGAIGYAVMQAMIQGIKRGLFSNEAGMGSAANAAASATPNPNHPASQGYVQMLGVFVDTIVICSATAALILLSNQLVPESGVTGIQLTQAALVEHVGEWGGIFVAIAILFFAFTSIVANYSYAETNLLFLEHNHPKGLFIFRACVLAMVMFGAVGELGLIWTLADISMGLMAIVNVIALFMLSGIVIWLAKDYRSQLKQGKTPVFDPSQKPEVLKTLPKGIWHK from the coding sequence ATGGCTGACTTTTTTAACACAATAAGCGGCTTGCTGTGGGGTCATATACTTATATACCTATTAATTGCAGCAGGTGTTTTCTTTACCCTCCGACTGGGTTTCATTCAGTTCACTCAATTTCCGTATATGATTAAGGTCATGGCAAACAGCCGAAGTGGCGCCAAAGACGGTATCTCCTCCTTCCAGGCGTTTTGTACCTCACTCGCCGCGCGGGTTGGTACTGGTAATATGGCAGGTGTTGCCGTTGCGCTTTATCTGGGCGGACCCGGTGCTATTTTTTGGATGTGGCTAATCGCCCTCATTGGTATGGCAACCAGTTTTGCTGAAAGCGCCCTGGCTCAGCTATATAAAACCAAAGACGATGATGGCAATTTCCGAGGTGGTCCTGCTTATTATATGGAGTATGGCCTGAATAAACGTTGGATGGGCGTGCTCTTTTCTTTATGTCTGATCCTGGCATTTGGCTTAGTGTTTAATGCCGTGCAAGCAAACTCAATTGCAGCAGCATTTGAAGTCGCCTTTGATGTACCCAAGTACGTAATGGGTCTTCTGTTAGTCTGTGGCTCTGCTTTTATTATCTTTGGTGGCCTTAAAACCATTGCCCGCTTTGCGGAGCTTGCCGTACCATTTATGGCAGTCGCCTATTTATTATTGGCAATCTTTGTGTGTGTAATGAACGCAAGCCAGTTGCCCGACGTCTTTATGTTAGTCATTAACAGCGCGTTTGGTTTTGAGCAAGCAGCAGGCGGTGCAATCGGTTATGCAGTGATGCAGGCAATGATCCAGGGGATTAAACGTGGCCTGTTCTCAAATGAAGCGGGTATGGGTAGTGCTGCAAATGCCGCGGCAAGCGCAACGCCGAACCCAAACCACCCAGCTTCGCAAGGCTATGTTCAAATGCTCGGCGTATTTGTTGATACCATTGTTATCTGTAGCGCCACCGCTGCCCTCATTTTACTGTCAAATCAATTGGTACCAGAGTCTGGCGTTACTGGTATTCAGTTAACACAAGCCGCTCTGGTTGAGCATGTTGGCGAATGGGGCGGAATTTTTGTTGCCATTGCTATTTTATTCTTTGCTTTTACCTCTATCGTCGCTAACTACAGTTACGCAGAAACTAACTTGTTGTTCCTTGAGCATAACCATCCTAAAGGCCTGTTTATATTCAGAGCCTGTGTGCTGGCTATGGTGATGTTTGGTGCTGTAGGTGAACTCGGCCTGATCTGGACACTTGCCGATATTTCTATGGGCCTGATGGCAATTGTGAACGTGATTGCACTGTTTATGTTGTCAGGCATTGTTATCTGGCTTGCCAAAGACTACCGTAGCCAACTAAAACAAGGCAAAACCCCCGTTTTTGATCCTTCACAAAAACCTGAAGTATTAAAAACCCTGCCTAAAGGTATCTGGCACAAGTAA